The Bryobacteraceae bacterium genomic sequence GTCGACCAATAATAGCGCATTCGGAAGGATGGGCGCGTGGGAAGGACGGGCGTGGGGGAGGGCGGAACGAGGGCCAGACGCAACGATGGGGTCAAAGGAGGGGCCTTCGGCGCCGAGACGGCGCTGGCGGTAATCGATTTCCGCAGCCAGATCGGCCTCGGTAACCCCAGGCTTCCACGTCCTTAGGGCGGCTTGGTAGGCGTCGGAATTGATTTGGATGGACTGGCGAATCAGGGCGACTTCAGCCGTTGACTTGATCATGCGGTGGGCTTCGATCAAGCCGGACACGGGACGGAGCCTGGCGGCCTCGGCCCAGGCCGAGTGAGTGGCCACGGTGAGATTGACCGGGTCGAAACCGACGCGCTTGATACGTTTCAGGCGTGGGATCAGGGCGTTGCGAGTGGGTCCACGCGAAACGTTGATTCGGCAGATTGTCTCCTCGCGAGCCTGGATGCCATAGCGGGGATCGGTGTAGAGGGTAGCGCGGGTGGGCTCCAGCAGGAGGATCGCGTTGGAGCCAGTGAATCCGGTTAGGTAGCGGACATTGGGTAGCGACGTTACGAGCAGCGCGTCAACACGGTGTGCCGCCAAGGCTGCCGCAACCGCGCGACGGCGGTCTCCATACTCAGTGGCGGGGATCATTTCGCCGGATCGAGGAGGAGTTTTCCGGTGGTTTTGCGCCCGGCCAGGTCGGTGTGGGCCTGGGCGACTTCCGACATCGGGTAGATACGTTCGAGGTGGAGTCTGAGCGTGCCCTTGGCGATGGCGCCGAGGACATCGCCAGCGCGCCAGAGAAGTTCTTCCCGATTGGCGGCATGGTGGGCAAGCGTGGGGCGGGTGAGGAAGAGGGAGCCCTTCTGGTTCAGCACGAGGGGGGCGACGGGCGGGACCGGTCCGGACGCGTTGCCGTAGGAGACCATGAGGCCGCGAGGACGGAGGGAGTCAATGGAGCCGTCGAAGGTGGAAGCGCCGACGGAATCGTAGACGACGTCGACACCGCGGCCATCAGTAAGGCGCCGGGTTTCCTTGGCGAAATCGGCTTCACTGTAGAGAATGATCTCGTCCGCACCGGCTTGTTTGGCTCTGTCCGCCTTCTCCGGAGTGGAGACGGTGCCGATGACGCGGGCGCCGAGAGCTTTCGCCATTTGGATGAGAATGAGGCCGACCCCGCCGGCGGCGGCATGGACGAGGCATGTGTCGCCCTTCTTGAGCGGCCAGGTGGAGTGGGTGAGGTAGTGGGCGGTCATGCCCTGGAGCATGGCGGCGGCAGCCTGATCCAAGGCGAGAGCGTCTGGAACCTTCACGAGCTGCCAGGCCGGAACGGCGTGATATTCCGCGTAGGAACCGCGGTTCATGGCATAGGCGACACGGTCTCCTGGGGCGACTTCGGTGACTCCGTCACCGATCGACTCGACGGTACCGGCCGCTTCCATGCCAAGGACGACGGGGGATTCGGGAGCCTTGTAGAGTCCGGTCCGGAAATAGATGTCGATGAAGTTGACGCCGGAGTTGGCGATCTTGACCAGCGCCTGGCCGGGGCCGGGCGCGGGGGCGGCGACATCTTCGAGTTTCATGCTCTCGGGGCCGCCGGTTTGATGGACGAGGATAGCTTTCATGATCGTGGCCTTAGCTGTCTACGGAGGTGGACTGTAGCAGCATAGGTTAACAGATAGGCGAGGGTAAAGGGAAACGCGGCGAGACGGGCGAGGAGACGAACGGCGCCGGAGCCGGCTAGCCCGGCGCGGAAGAGGAAGAAGTAGCGGACTGTTTTCCAATTGGAATAGTCGAGCCAGAAGTAGTCGCCGTTTTCGTTGAGGATGAAGGTCTTGGCGGGAACGTGCGCGGCGATGGCCCATTTCCACTTGGTCATGATGGGTTCGCCAGAGCAGATGAGTCCGAGGACGGCAGGTCGTCGGGCGTTCAGGGTCTGATAGAGGCGCGTGCGCGCGCCGGGGCCGGTGTAGTCGGCGGTGCGAAAGACTTGGCCCTTCGCGGGGTCAAAGGTCTTAGGGAGGCCGGCGTAGCAGGTGACGAGGTCGAGGGTTTGGAGGGTGTCCTTGTGATGCTCGTAGATTCCGGGAAGGAGATCTTCGAGCAGGTGCCGGGAACCGCTTTCGATGACGATGACCTTCGAAAAAGCGGGAACGTGCCTGGAGAGGAGGTGGCGGGTAGCCACTGAGCTAGACGCCCCAGCCGTATTCTTCCAGCGCGTGTTGGACGGAGTCGTCCTTCTCCGTGATGCGCATCAGTTCGAGGCGAATGGCATCGAGGAGGGCGAGCCAGGAGGCTTCGATGACGTTTTCGGAAACGCCTACGGTGGCCCAAGAGCGCTTCTGGTCCGACCATTCGACGAGCACTCGAACCTTGGCGGCGGTACCTTTCTTGGAGTCGAGGACGCGAACCTTGTAGTCCGTGAGGCGGACGTTGGCGATGTCGGGGTAGAGGCCGGAGAGGCACTGGCGCAGACAGAGATCGAGCGCGTTGACGGGGCCGTGGCCGGACGCAGAAGCGGAGTGGACGCCGTCCTGGGCTTTTAAATTCACCGTGGCGGTGGTGACCGAGGGGCGCGTGCCGGTCATCTTCGTGGCGACTTCGAAGTTGATCACTTCGAAGAATTTGACACCCGGATGGAGCGCTTCGCGCACAAGGAGTTCGAAGGTGCCTTCGGCCGCCTCCAGTTCGTAGCCGAGGAATTCGAGGTGCTTGATGCGATCGAGGAGTTCGCGGCGCGCGGTTTCCGATAGACGATCCTCAAGGCCGTGCTGGCGCAGCTTATAGAGAACGTTGCCGCGGCCGGAAAGATCGCTGAGGAGAACGCGCTGGTGGTTTCCGACCGTTTCCGGGCGGATATGTTCGTAGGTGGACGAGTCCTTGAGAACGGCGCTGACGTGGATACCGCCCTTGTGGGCAAACGCGGACTGGCCTACGAAGGGCTGCCCGTTGGCGATGGGCAGGTTGGCGAGTTCGGCGATGAGGCGGCAGGTGGAAGTGAGTTGCGTGAGCTTCTCAGGTCCGATGGTGGTGTGGCCGTGCTTGATTTCGAGGTTGGCGATGACGGAGGCGAGATTGGCGTTGCCGCAGCGCTCGCCATAACCGTTCATGCAGCCCTGGACGTGCGTGGCGCCGGCTTCGATGGCGGCGATGGAGTTGGCGACGGCGACGTCGGAGTCATTATGGCAGTGGATTCCGATGGCGCCGGAGAAGCGGGCGCGAACCACCGACACGATTTCGGCTAGGCGGGCGGTGAGGGTGCCACCGTTGGTATCGCAGAGGCAGAGTACGTCGGCGCCGGCCTTGGCGGCCGCATCGAGCGTGCGAAGGGCAAAGTCGGGATTGTTGATGTAGCCGTCGAAAAAGTGCTCGGCGTCGTAAACGACTTCCCTGCCGTGGTCCTTGAGGAACCGCACAGTCTCTTCGATGAGCTTCCAGTTTTCCTCTTCGGTGATGCCGAGGGCGCGGTGGACGTGCAGGTCCCAGGATTTGCCGAAGATCGCAACCACGGGCGTTTCGGCCCCGACGAGGGCGAGAACACTCGGGTCGCGATCGACGGCGTGTTTGGCGAAGCGGGTGGCGCCGAAGGCCGTGAGGCGGGCGTGGCTGAGGTGGAGGGATTTCGCGCGGGCGAAGAACTCCTTGTCCTTGGGATTGGATCCCGGCCAGCCACCTTCGATATAGTCGATGCCGAGTTCGTCGAGCTTTTGGGCGATGACGAGCTTGTCGTCGACGGAGAAGGAGACGGACTCACCCTGAGTGCCGTCTCGCAGCGTGGTATCGAAGGTATGGATTCTCATGGCCTACCTGGCGGGAGATCAGACGGTAGGTACGCCGATCTCCTTCTTCTTCTTTAAGAATGGCATCATTTCGCGGAGTTCGCGACCGACGACTTCGATGGGGTGGTTGTGGTCGCGCTGGCGCATGGCGAGGAACTTGTGGCGGCCGGTTTTGTTTTCCTCCATCCAGCGGCGGGCAAATTCGCCGGATTGGATTTCGGCGAGAATTTTCTTCATTTCGGCGCGGGTCTGATCGTTGATGACGCGGGGGCCGCTGGTGTAGTCACCCCACTCGGCGGTGTCGGAAACGGAGTAGCGCATGTAGCTCAGGCCGCCTTCGTAGATGAGGTCGACGATGAGCTTGAGCTCGTGGAGGCACTCGAAGTAGGCGATTTCGGGGGCGTAGCCGGCGTCGACAAGGGTCTGGAAACCGGCCTTGATGAGTTCCGCAGTACCACCGCAGAGGACGACCTGTTCGCCGAAGAGGTCGCTTTCGGTCTCTTCGCGGAAGTTGGTCTCGATCACGCCGGCCTTCAGGCAGCCGAGGCCCAGGGCGTAGGCGAGCGAGTTCTGGAGGGCGTTTCCGGAGGCGTTCTGATGAACGGCAACGAGTGCGGGAACGCCGACGCCATCCACGAAGAGTTCGCGTACGCGGTGGCCGGGGGCCTTGGGGGCGACCATGGTCACGTCGACTTCGGCGGGTGGCTTGATGAATCCGAAGTGGATGTTGAAGCCATGGGCGAACATGAGAGTCTTGCCGGGCCCCATGGCGGGGGCGATTTCCTTGTCGTAGATCTCCGCCTGGATGTGATCCGAGACGAGGATCATAGTCATGTCGGCGGCCTTGGCGGCTTCGGCGACGGTCATGACCTTGAGTCCGGCGTCCTTGGCCTTGTCCCAGCTCTTGCTGCCCTGGTAGAGGCCGACGATGACGTCGACACCGGAGTCGCGCAGATTGAGCGCGTGGGCGTGACCCTGGCTGCCGTAGCCGACGATGGCGACGGTCTTGTTCTTGAGGAAGTCGAGACTTCCGTCTTTCTCGTAGTAGCGATTGGGCATGGATGCTCCAGAGGTGATGATTAGCTGACCGGAAGGCCTGGGGCCTGCGCGGCGGGGGTCTTCTCCTTGGCGCCGCCGGTGGGTACGGGCGACGACAGACGGAGTTTCCGCGGCTCGAGGGCGACGGTGACGCAGCCCGAGCGCGTGACTTCGATTTCGCCGTAACTGCGCATTACGTCGATGAATTCGTCTAGCTTTTCGGAATCGCCGGTAGCTTCGAGGGCAAAGCCTTCGACGGAGGAGTCGATGACGCGGGCGCCAAAGATTTCGGCTTCCTTGAGGATCGCCGGGCGCGCTTCCATGGGGGCACGGACACGCATGAGGACGAGTTCGCGGGTGACGGCGGGTCCTTCGGTGAGGTCTGACGCCTGGAGGACGTTGATGAGCTTATTCATCTGCTTGATGACCTGCTTGCGGAGCTGGCCGTCGACGTCGACGACGATGGTCATGCGGGAGAGCGTGGGGTCCGTGGTGCGAGCGACGGTAAGGCTCTCGATGTTGTAGCCGCGGGCGGAGAGGAGTCCGGTGACACGCATCAGGGCACCGGGTTTGTTTTCGAGCAGAAGACTAATGACTTGCAGCATGGCGTTCCTTTGTTTCAGTCACTCGGTTCAGTCACCGACGGCGACGGGCCTGGGCGGGGCGAGGACCATTTCGTTGATAGCGCCACCGGCTGGGACCATGGGGTAGACGTTCTCGTAGGGAGTGACTTTGACGTTGAGGAGGTACGGGCCGGGCTCGTTGACCGCTTCTTCGAGCGCCGAGGGCAGGTCCGCCGGGCTCTCGATGGTGCGGCCCTTGAACCCGTAGGCGCCGGCGAGCTTCGAGGCGTCGGGGAAGCAATCGAGCGTGACGGAGCTAAGGCGGTTGTTATAGAACAGCTCCTGCCACTGGCGGACCATTCCGAGGTAACCGTTGTTCATCACGATCATCTTGACCGGAAGCCCATAGGAGGCAACGGTGGCGAGTTCGGGGATGGACATCTGGAAACCGCCGTCGCCCATGATGGCGAACACCAACTTGTCCGGCCGAGCGAACTGGGCTCCGATGGCGGAAGGGAGTCCGAAGCCCATGGAGCCGAGACCACCGGAGTTGAGCCAAAGGCGGGGGTGATTGAAGCGGATGAACTGGGCGGCCCACATTTGGTGCTGACCGACGTCGGAAGCGACGATGGCTTCACCGCCAGAGTGACGGTCAATTTCGCGCATCAGGTGCTGCGGCTTGATTTCAGAAGTGGAGGTTTCCGGGGTGAGCGGGTGTTCCTGCTGCCAACCGCGAACGAGCGCCCACCACTCTTTTCGCGTCTCCGCGTTGGCGGGTGCATGGACGGGAGCGAGTTCCGCGACGATTTTGTTGATCTTGGTAAGAACGCGCTTCACGTCGCCGACGATGGGGAGGTCCGCGGCGCGGTTCTTGCCGATTTCGGCCGGATCGATATCTACGTGGATTACTTTCGCGTGGGGAGCGAAGGCGGCGAGGCGTCCGGTGACACGATCATCGAAGCGTACGCCGAGGGCGATGAGCAGGTCCGATTCGGTCATGGCGAGATTGGCGGCGTAGGAGCCGTGCATACCAGGCATGCTGATGAAGTTCGGGTGGGAGCTGGAGAGGCCACCAAGGCCCATCAGGGTGCAAACGGCCGGGGCGTCCAGAAGTTCCACCAGTTGCTGGAGCTCAGGGGAAGCCGCCGAAGCGATGACGCCGCCGCCAGCATATATGAGGGGCCGTTTTGCCTCCCACATCATGTGCGCGGCACGGCGCATCTGGCCGGCGTGACCATCCGTATGGATCTTGTAGCCGGGAAGGTGGATGGCATGGACGGGCGCGTATTGTGCGTGGCCCTGGAAGACGTCTTTCGGGACATCGACAAGGACGGGGCCGGGGCGTCCGGTGGCGGCGATATAAAAGGCCTCGTGGATGATCTGGGGCAGTTCGGAGAGATTCTTGACCAGGAAATTGTGCTTCGTGCAGGGCCGCGTGATTCCAAACGTGTCGGCTTCCTGGAAGGCGTCCGAACCGATCAGCTTCGTGGAGACCTGGCCGGTGAGGGCGACGATGGGAATGGAATCCATCATGGCGTCGACGAGGCCGGTGGTGAGGTTGGTGGCTCCGGGGCCGGACGTGGCGCAGCAAACACCGACTTTGCCGGTGGCGCGAGCATAGCCCTCGGCTGCGAATGCGGCGTTTTCCTCATGCCGGACGAGTACGTGCCGGATGGGGTTATCGTACAGCGCGTCGTAGAAGGGGAGGGTTACGCCACCGGGATAGCCGAACATGCAGTCGACATTTTCGCGGGCGAGGCACTCGAGAAGGATCTTTGCGCCGTTCATCAGATTGGACATTCCTGAAGTCTCCAGAGAATTAGTAGCGGACGAGAGGGAGCCCGGGGTTGAGCGATTGCGGATGGGGGTCCCCGCGCCGCCCTCCGGAGTGGACCGGCAAGGTCAGGCGGGGCAAGGTACAGCGACCAGAACTCGTTGACGGGGCATACACTTACGGGGCAAAACGATGACGTTGCGCCCAAGAGTCAGGGTACCCCAAAAGTCCAGCAAATGCAAGACGGCTACAGAATAAAAAAATCGAATGACCGCATTTGACGATGTCCGAGCGAGACAGGGGAGAGAAAATTCCGATGAGGCACAGTTTTTTTCTCTTTTGGAATCATGGCGATGGCGGGAATGAGTTTGCTCCGCAGAAGTACACGGTTGATAGCTTGGTGATGGCTGAAGGGGCAACGGAGCCCCAGGGGGCCGCGATGGAGTGCGGTTCGCCAGCGGAGGAACAGATGATAGCAGCGATCAACGCGGAACATCCCGACTACATGAGCCGGAAGGGCTTGTGGAAGCAATACAGAGACCTCTACACCGGCGGCGAGCAGCTTCGAGTAAACGCGGGGAACTACCTGACGCGTCGCCAGAAAGAGCCGCTGGAAGTATACGGGGAACGGCTGGCGAAGGTCTACTACGAGAACTACGTCGGATCGATCATTGACTGGTACGTGGCGACGTTGTTCCGGCGGGAGCCGATCGTGATCGCGGAGGGAGAGGATCGGCGGGGCAAGGCGTTCCTAAACGAGTTCACCGAGGACTGCGATCTTCGCGGGAGTTCGATCACGGAGTTCTTCCGCAAGGTGGTCCAGGATGCGATGGTGTGCGGGACGAGTTATGTGTTGGCCGATTTTCCGCGAGTGGAGCTGATGCCGGAGACGCTGGCGGAGGAAGATCGGGCGGGCACCGGGCGGGCGTATTTGAGCCACTGCACCGCCGAGCAACTGATCAACTGGAGCACGGACTGCCGCGGGGACTTCGAGTGGGTTGTGATCCGTACGGAGGGGATTCGGAAGGCGGCGGTCGAAGATCAAGATTGGGTCCACGAAACCCGGTGGCTCTACTATGACCGGCAGGAGTTCCGAAGCTACCGTCAGGTCGGCGGACCCATGGCGACGGTGGAGGAAGTGGACCGCGGGTGTCACGCCTTCGCGAAGGCGGGCCGAGTGCCGTTGTTTTCGTTGGTGTTGAGCGACGGCCTGTGGCTGATGAATAAGGCTGGGCTGCTGCAACTGGAACATTTCAACCGTTCGAATGCGCTGTCGTGGGCGCTGACGCTGGGACTGTTCGCGCAGCCGGTGATCTACAGCTCGAAGACATGGAAAGAAGTGATCGGCGAATCCTATTACATCCAGTTGGGTCCAGAAGACCGGTTCGGGTGGACGGAGCCGGAAGGACGGGTGTATCAGATCGCGGCGGAGAACCTGACGCGACTGAAGGAAGAAATCTACCGGGTGTGCTACCTGTTGAGTCAGGCAGGGGGCTCTCTGGTGCATATGTCGGGCGCCAGCAAGCAACGCGACTTTGCGATCACGCAGGAAGTGCTGCGGGCCTACGGCGACGTGGTCAAGGACACCATCAAGCGAGTGCTTCGAGCGGTGGTTGCGGTGCGAGAGGACGGGCTGTCGATTGACGTTTCGGGCCTTGACGAATTCGATATCGGCGATTTCGCTGGAGAATTGGCCGACGCGGAACGGCTCCTCGAAATGGCGCCGTCGTCGCAGACCCTGCGCCGGCAGGTACTGAAGAAACTCGCCTTCAAATATCTTTGCGACGTCCGCCAGGAGGTCAAGGAGCAGATCTCGAAGGAGATCGATCAAGAGATCGAAGGAGTATCGCTATGAACGAGGAGAAAAGGGAAGCAATGGAAACGACGAATCAACCGAAGCCGGACGCGGAGGGCGCGATCGATCTGCGGTCGGCGGTACGGGAAGCAATCGGCGAGTACTTCCAGACGCAGAAGTCCAAGGCCGAGCCGGCATACAAGGCGGAGTTGGAGGACGAGCGGCGGAAGCGGGAGCAACTGGAACGGCGGCTGAACGAGCTTGCCAACGAGAACGAGCGGGCGAGAAAGCGGGCCGAGCAGGCCGAGCGGGACTCGACAATCCGGACGGAACTTCAGCGACTGGGAGTGTCAAAGCTCGATTTGGCGTTTCGTGCGGTGAAGGACGACGTTGTCCGGAACGACCACGGCCATCTGGTGGCGCGCGATGGGTCCTCGGAGACTGACCTCAAAGAGTACCTCACCCGATTCGTGCAGGAAAACCCGGAACTGCTGCCGTCGCGAGTTAGCGGCGGATCCGGAGCGAACCTGGCGCGAACCAGCGGCGGGGGCGTGGATCTGGATCGAATCAAGCCAGGGATGGACCCCGAAGAAATGGATCGGGTGAGACGGGAGATCGCGCGAATCGCCTCGCAGGCGACGCTGTAGTAGTCGCGAGAACACGCGACGATTACGCACCGGCGCACTGCCGTTGGTGAGAACAAGAGGGCGGCCGAGTAATCGAGGTTACTCGCCGCCCTTATCTTTTGCAGGCTAACCCGGCCTGCGGATCACCGGGCCGAAGGCCCGTCAATCAAGGAGGACGAAAAGAGATGCCTGCTATCACATCCGCCAACGTGGCGCAAGCGATCGTGAAGCTGGTGGCAGCCGACGCGCTGCCGGCGTTGATGGGGAACCTAGTCATGGGGAACCTGGTCAACCGCGACTTCGAACCGATTCTGGCGCAAGCGGGAGACACGGTGAACGTACCGATTCCGCCGACGCTCGTGGCGAACAACATTTCCGAGGGCGGCACAGTAGTCACGCAGAACCCCAGCGTGGGCAATGCGCAGATCGTGCTGAACACGCACGCGGAGGCCACGTTCCAGATTCCGGACGTAACGAAAGTGCTGGCGGTACCGGATCTTCTGAAGCTGTACATGCAGCCGGCGGTGACAGCCCTTGCGGAGAAGATCGAGACGGATCTGCTGGGCCTGTACTCGCAGTTCACGTCGAATCTGCCGGTGGGCACGGCCGGGTCCGCTCTGACGGAAGCCGCAGTGGACCAAGCGGAAACGGCGCTGTTCACCGCGAAGGTTCCCGCGGCTGCGCCGCGCTACCTGGTGGTGAGCGGCGAGGCGTACGGACAGTTGCGCCAGATCCCGCGGTTCAGCGAGTACTCGAGCGCCGGCGAGGCCGGGCTACGTGCGCTGGTTGACGGATCCGTCGGCAAGATCAAGGACTTCTACGTGTTCCGTTCGCAGTTTGTTTCGAAGACCGGCAGCGCGCCGGCGACGACGAACAATCTGGCGTTCTCGCGCAACGCGATCGGACTCGTGGTGCGCCGCCTCCCGCAGCCGATTCCGGGTACGGGAGCGATCGCCGAATACGCCGAGTTGGGCAGTTTCGGCCTGCGAGTGATCATGAGCTACCAGCCGAACACGCTGGCGCAGCAGTTCACCGTCGATGTCCTCTACGGCAGCGGCGTTCTGCGAAACAACCACGGCGTGCAGGTGAAGAGCTAACCACCGTAGCCGCAGCGTCGAACCTACGGAAACCGGGTCCGGCCCGAAGCCGGACCCGGCACCAAGGAGGAACCATGGACCTAAGAGAGTACTACGCCAAGATCCGCGCGAAGGCGGAAACAATTCCGGACGCGTTCGTTGTCATTGTCAGCAACGCAACCGCCGACGGTGGACGCGATGGCATCAAGACCGAGGTGGCACGTCAGCTCGCCGCCAAACTACTGGCGGAAGATAAAGCGCGTCTCGCCAGCGAAGAGGAAACCACGGCCTACTACACCGCCCAACAAGCCGCACTCGAAAAGGCCGGCGAGCTCCAGGAAGAGGGACGCATTCAACTCGCCGTCCTGTCCGAAGCCAAACTGGAGGCGCTCGCGAAATCTCTCAGCCAGGCGCGGAAGTAGCATTCGAGGCCAGGAGAACACGCAATGGCACTACTCATCGACGGAGACGTGACGACGCTGCGGGACCTGCAGGACATGGACAGCACGATACTCGAGACGGCGAAGCACGAGGGGATCGGACTTGAAGGGAAGGTCGCGATCGCGACAGAACAGGTACAGCTCGAGATCGCGACGTTTCTACTCAGGACGCAAGCCGCGAGCATCCTCCCTTCAACAACGGGCGGCTACGACTTGAGCCGCGTGGTTGTCACGCCAGCGCTTCGGCGGTGGCATACACTTCGCGTCCTCGTCGAGGTTTACAGCGACGCTTACAACAGCCAACTCAACGACCGTTACCTGGGTAAGTGGAAGCACTTTTCAACGCTCGCGCGGGACGCGTCAGAGATCCTATTCGAGTTGGGCGTCGGCCTCGTCAGCACACCCGTGAGGAAGGCCCAACGAGCGACGGTGACGACGGCCGGCGGTGATGGCCCACCCGAAACATACTTCGTCCAGACTGCGTGGCGGGGAAGCCAAGGAGCAAGCGGCGCGGCGAGCGACATCGTGAGTTACGATGCGGCCGGCGGCGAACTGATTCAGGTAACGCCTGGCGTAGCGCCAGCCGGAGTGGAGGGATGGGACATCTATGTGTCCTATGCCGGAGAAGCGCCGCTCCGACAGAACGGTAGTCCGATCGGGCTCGGCCAAACCTGGCTCCTGCCTGTGACCGGGCTGGTGAACGGCATCCCGGCGAGTGAAGGGCAGCAGCCCGACACCCATGTAAGACGGAGCAAAGCATTCTTCTAGGAGAACATCATGTCATACGTTGCCAGCATCAGTTCGGACGCTTTGACAGCCCTCCTACGGAGCGAGGCCGGTGTCCCTTCGCGCCTCGCGGGGCGACTGGAGCAAAAAGGTTCGCAGTTAGAGTTGTTTCCAGTACCGGAAATCGAGAGCGGCCACTTCTCACTGGATCTGTGGGAAAAAGCTCGAGGAGCGCGGTATCCGCAAATGGTCACTTACTGCGAGCGCATCCAGAACCAACAAAACGAGAAATTCCGACGGTTCTCCGGAGTAGTGACGATGGCGGTGGAAGTACGGAATTCCCAGGACCGGCTGGAAGGCCTCGAAGAACGCACTCACCTATATGTGGAATCGCTGTTGGAGGTCTTAGAGGACTGCCGCGGAGAGTGGCGACCCGGCGTCTACTATTGCGGTAAGTACGAGGTGAAGTACGAGCCGGTGAAACATGGCGGAAAGAACTTCGTTCACGTTGCGACAGTAACTCTGCCGCTGGACGTGAACATCGCGTAGCGAAAGGAGCACTCATGGGCTGTTATATCGCATCAAACGAGAACCGAGTCTATGCGGCG encodes the following:
- the ilvB gene encoding biosynthetic-type acetolactate synthase large subunit; protein product: MSNLMNGAKILLECLARENVDCMFGYPGGVTLPFYDALYDNPIRHVLVRHEENAAFAAEGYARATGKVGVCCATSGPGATNLTTGLVDAMMDSIPIVALTGQVSTKLIGSDAFQEADTFGITRPCTKHNFLVKNLSELPQIIHEAFYIAATGRPGPVLVDVPKDVFQGHAQYAPVHAIHLPGYKIHTDGHAGQMRRAAHMMWEAKRPLIYAGGGVIASAASPELQQLVELLDAPAVCTLMGLGGLSSSHPNFISMPGMHGSYAANLAMTESDLLIALGVRFDDRVTGRLAAFAPHAKVIHVDIDPAEIGKNRAADLPIVGDVKRVLTKINKIVAELAPVHAPANAETRKEWWALVRGWQQEHPLTPETSTSEIKPQHLMREIDRHSGGEAIVASDVGQHQMWAAQFIRFNHPRLWLNSGGLGSMGFGLPSAIGAQFARPDKLVFAIMGDGGFQMSIPELATVASYGLPVKMIVMNNGYLGMVRQWQELFYNNRLSSVTLDCFPDASKLAGAYGFKGRTIESPADLPSALEEAVNEPGPYLLNVKVTPYENVYPMVPAGGAINEMVLAPPRPVAVGD
- the ilvN gene encoding acetolactate synthase small subunit — protein: MLQVISLLLENKPGALMRVTGLLSARGYNIESLTVARTTDPTLSRMTIVVDVDGQLRKQVIKQMNKLINVLQASDLTEGPAVTRELVLMRVRAPMEARPAILKEAEIFGARVIDSSVEGFALEATGDSEKLDEFIDVMRSYGEIEVTRSGCVTVALEPRKLRLSSPVPTGGAKEKTPAAQAPGLPVS
- the ilvC gene encoding ketol-acid reductoisomerase, whose amino-acid sequence is MPNRYYEKDGSLDFLKNKTVAIVGYGSQGHAHALNLRDSGVDVIVGLYQGSKSWDKAKDAGLKVMTVAEAAKAADMTMILVSDHIQAEIYDKEIAPAMGPGKTLMFAHGFNIHFGFIKPPAEVDVTMVAPKAPGHRVRELFVDGVGVPALVAVHQNASGNALQNSLAYALGLGCLKAGVIETNFREETESDLFGEQVVLCGGTAELIKAGFQTLVDAGYAPEIAYFECLHELKLIVDLIYEGGLSYMRYSVSDTAEWGDYTSGPRVINDQTRAEMKKILAEIQSGEFARRWMEENKTGRHKFLAMRQRDHNHPIEVVGRELREMMPFLKKKKEIGVPTV
- a CDS encoding quinone oxidoreductase, translating into MKAILVHQTGGPESMKLEDVAAPAPGPGQALVKIANSGVNFIDIYFRTGLYKAPESPVVLGMEAAGTVESIGDGVTEVAPGDRVAYAMNRGSYAEYHAVPAWQLVKVPDALALDQAAAAMLQGMTAHYLTHSTWPLKKGDTCLVHAAAGGVGLILIQMAKALGARVIGTVSTPEKADRAKQAGADEIILYSEADFAKETRRLTDGRGVDVVYDSVGASTFDGSIDSLRPRGLMVSYGNASGPVPPVAPLVLNQKGSLFLTRPTLAHHAANREELLWRAGDVLGAIAKGTLRLHLERIYPMSEVAQAHTDLAGRKTTGKLLLDPAK
- a CDS encoding Xaa-Pro peptidase family protein produces the protein MIPATEYGDRRRAVAAALAAHRVDALLVTSLPNVRYLTGFTGSNAILLLEPTRATLYTDPRYGIQAREETICRINVSRGPTRNALIPRLKRIKRVGFDPVNLTVATHSAWAEAARLRPVSGLIEAHRMIKSTAEVALIRQSIQINSDAYQAALRTWKPGVTEADLAAEIDYRQRRLGAEGPSFDPIVASGPRSALPHARPSHAPILPNALLLVDMGALYGGYSSDMTRVVHTGKPTRRAKQFYQAVLESQLAAIDAVRDGVTAASVDRAARESLRNRNLDDLFTHSTGHGLGLEIHEGPGLRKNDRTVLRSGMAITIEPGVYSEGFGGVRIEDVVLVTPTGCEVLTPTPKDWIEI
- the cimA gene encoding citramalate synthase, with protein sequence MRIHTFDTTLRDGTQGESVSFSVDDKLVIAQKLDELGIDYIEGGWPGSNPKDKEFFARAKSLHLSHARLTAFGATRFAKHAVDRDPSVLALVGAETPVVAIFGKSWDLHVHRALGITEEENWKLIEETVRFLKDHGREVVYDAEHFFDGYINNPDFALRTLDAAAKAGADVLCLCDTNGGTLTARLAEIVSVVRARFSGAIGIHCHNDSDVAVANSIAAIEAGATHVQGCMNGYGERCGNANLASVIANLEIKHGHTTIGPEKLTQLTSTCRLIAELANLPIANGQPFVGQSAFAHKGGIHVSAVLKDSSTYEHIRPETVGNHQRVLLSDLSGRGNVLYKLRQHGLEDRLSETARRELLDRIKHLEFLGYELEAAEGTFELLVREALHPGVKFFEVINFEVATKMTGTRPSVTTATVNLKAQDGVHSASASGHGPVNALDLCLRQCLSGLYPDIANVRLTDYKVRVLDSKKGTAAKVRVLVEWSDQKRSWATVGVSENVIEASWLALLDAIRLELMRITEKDDSVQHALEEYGWGV
- a CDS encoding P22 phage major capsid protein family protein produces the protein MPAITSANVAQAIVKLVAADALPALMGNLVMGNLVNRDFEPILAQAGDTVNVPIPPTLVANNISEGGTVVTQNPSVGNAQIVLNTHAEATFQIPDVTKVLAVPDLLKLYMQPAVTALAEKIETDLLGLYSQFTSNLPVGTAGSALTEAAVDQAETALFTAKVPAAAPRYLVVSGEAYGQLRQIPRFSEYSSAGEAGLRALVDGSVGKIKDFYVFRSQFVSKTGSAPATTNNLAFSRNAIGLVVRRLPQPIPGTGAIAEYAELGSFGLRVIMSYQPNTLAQQFTVDVLYGSGVLRNNHGVQVKS